The Pseudomonas fluorescens genome segment CCTGTTGCATCTTCATCAGGTCGCCCTGCATCACGTGTTCGTGCAGTTCGGCTGTCGGGGCGATGGGCGAATCGACGCTGAGCAACCGGTCAGCGGTTTTGCCGGCGTTGTGAATGATGAAATACGCGGCAACGGTCGGCGCGTTCGGCGGCAGTTCCTGCGACCACGGGTGGGCGATTTCCAGCTCGCCGGCCTTGTATTCGTGGGCATGGGCGAAGCACGCAGGCAGCAACAGCGCAGCGATGACGATGAATTTGTTCAACATGGCAGTTCTCCAGAACGATTTGAAACGCAGGTCAAATGCGGGAACAAATCAAACCAGAGGAGAGGCGCGGGGATTGAGGCTCGGCCATTGCTGGCGCGGTGTCGGAGTCTGCAGCAAGGCGGGCGCCACGCTGCGATTGCTTTCGTATCGGGCGAAATACAGCTGCGGCGAATGCCCCGGCAACGCCATCACCGGCGCCGATCCGGAACAGCACCAGCAATGCTGCATGGTCGAATGATGGTCACCGCTTTGCGGCGCTTTCTGATCGAGGCTGCCGATGTCGATCGCCACCATCTTCGTCCCGCTGCCGGTGCAGAAACTGCTCCACAGCAACTG includes the following:
- a CDS encoding DUF2946 domain-containing protein, whose protein sequence is MNRHRLAFAWIACFAVLFNMLAMPLTGAMAQAAQTPAEQLLWSSFCTGSGTKMVAIDIGSLDQKAPQSGDHHSTMQHCWCCSGSAPVMALPGHSPQLYFARYESNRSVAPALLQTPTPRQQWPSLNPRASPLV
- a CDS encoding copper chaperone PCu(A)C: MLNKFIVIAALLLPACFAHAHEYKAGELEIAHPWSQELPPNAPTVAAYFIIHNAGKTADRLLSVDSPIAPTAELHEHVMQGDLMKMQQVPNVAIPAGGNVTFAPMAYHVMLMNPSDRSLLTDGKRFPLTLHFEKAGNVTVEVAVQKKPPQDMPEHAHAQ